acagttgagtgtcattgaagaagaggggatagttgtctggaaggttgtgtcgagttaatagatggaggaattgagtttttgaggcattgaacaataccaagtttgctctgccccaatcagaaattttagaaagatcagaagtcaagcgttctgtggcttccctgcgtgatatgtttacctcttgaagggttggacgtctatgaaaagacgtggaaaagtgcagggtggtatcatcagcgtaggagtggataggacaagaagtttggtttagaaagtgtttagtgttgtttgtttcatttGCCTAACTGGGAAGTTTCTGTGCTAattgtttgttctgtgtgtgtgactagCCATCACTGAACTTGTTAATATCTAATGAAACTAAGCTTGACTGCAAAAGCTGTCAAAGAAGCAAAGTTTGTTGTGTTTCCTTAGCCTGGCTGGGATGTGTCTCTGCATCAACTGTCACATGTCAATGACCATCCATCACAACTAATGAAGCTCTGAGGAAAGTAGACATAAGAATGAAAGACTCTCATGAATGTGTCAGTACTTCATTTTGTTCAATCAGACAATGAATGACAATCTTAAGCCATAAACACGAGTGAAAAACTATTCACCAAATTGTGGAAGAATTAAACTTGGTATATTTCAAAATAAAAGACGGCGGAAGACGAATAAAAAACAGCAGTGAAATAACCAGCGTGTAGAACCATTCGTTACATTGTGGCTGAACTAACCTTGATACATTTCAAAacaaaaccgtaaaaaaataaataaaataataataataataatactaatcaAATAAACTTCCTAGACTTGAAAGTAAAAGACAACAAGAGACAAACCACAAACAGCAGTGAAATAACCACCACTCTGCGGAACCATTCATCATGTTGTGGCTGAATTAACCTTGCTACAtttcaaaacaaaacagtaataataaaccTGACAGCATGGACACTACCTATTTTTGACCTTACATTCCAAAACAAAACAGTACACCTAAATATTGACAGTATGAAGATAACTAAACTTTCCTCTATTAGCTGAATAATTATTAACTCAGTGAAGTGACTGCCACAAGACCCAGTACCACCAAGCCAGTCCAGGCAGGGTGAGACGAAACAATTGCTCTTTCCTACTCAATATTCCATCAATTTCTATATCAAAATTCCTCACTGGAACATCAGATGGAGACTTTAGAATGAACAGTTTCACCTTCATCAATCTGTGTCCTGTCTGTCCACCTATCCACTCGGCAGGACACAAAAATATACTTCATTTACTTATGTGTCATTGGATGGGACCCCTAATTCTTGCACTGCTATGAAAAAATGCTTCAAATATATGATGGAACTAATGgctaccttacacacacacacacacacacacacactatcacatAATTAGAGTAACagaattttacacacacacacacacacacaatcttacaTATCTGGCTTCCATGGGTTGTCCCTCACAGACTGAATAAGCTTGAGCGCTTCATCGTACAGTGCTGCATCTGTAACACAACACCCACCACTTCAGTCTTGTGGCCTTCCTTACgttaacttatttattattagtagtatttatcatcatcagtttCCTATCACAccagaccatattctgaaacacctctgcgccacAGCTCcaatactttcaaaagactctaattGAATTGacatgggttttcaagtgtttctatggttctagtgacagattaacaagagaaacccttaagaacctggctaatcatctctgtgaccttggaaaacagtcatggtgaggCTACAGGGATGTTAAgagtgtttctatggttctagtgacagattaacaagatttatacataattaacaggagaaacactcttgagcacccggctaatcatctgtggccttgaaaaacagtcacaGTGAGAGAGTAAACCATTTCTGAATACGGCAAAAGGAGGAGGCCAGCTACTCACCAAACTTGTCGGCCTGCATTTGGGGGAACGTGATGTAACTCTGGCACATCACCTTCTGCCCCTGACCCACACCGTGCACCTCAATGACGCCCTCCAAGTTGTCCTGcaggatgagaaaaggaggaattaggttaagttagattaataTTAGCAAGTGTTTATGTTCTACTGTATTGCATTACCTCCTTCCGAGTTAGTTTAGTGGATGACGAGGATGTTTAaagattggttaggttagttctaTATAAAAGTTACTTCCTAGGTCTTTTATCATGTTTGGTTCTATTGTAATCCATTATCACACCCTCGTGCATTTcctggtggtgataatgatggtaatgacagTGGTGAAGGTGCATGGCAGTACCTGGAGGGGGTTGGGCagggtcaccatcaccatcttgcCGTCACTTGCTTTCACCATCAGAGAGGAGCCAGAGGGGTCAACCTGGTGAGGAGAAATAATGAGATTTGTCACCACCAAACTGTCTGGATTGAGAGGTAATTACAAGTGCTggaagagagaagtagagaggtGCAGTGGTGATGTCAATAAATGAACTGTTATATGGCAGTAAAGAATCTCAACTTTTTATCATGACTCAACAAGGAACGAGgagcaggcttctctctctctctctctctctctctctctctctctctctctctctctctttttccttaactCTCCTCccgactccctctctctccctgcttgcctttctcccgtctctctttctctccctagctcctcttcccctcccctctcctctcccaggctactttgactctctctcccttgcttctctccccCGTCTCTCGttccttgcctctctcaccCTCGCTCCTCTCCCTATTCCCCATATCTCTCCCCTctagaagaataacaataaaaacatgaagAGTAACTAACAAACACAACgagtgaggaggtgaaataagccgacctgccaccaccaccactgtcctccctcacctgtgccACGGTGCCCACTAACACCACCTTCTGGCCTGTGTACATGGGCAGCAGGGCGCCGTTCACCCTCATGCTTGGCTCGCTGGCATTGGACACCATCACGCACACTGACACAAAGATCACAGGATATGTACTACACTATTTGTTGTGGTTCCCTTCCCGCGCTTTTGTCTGCTTCCATGTGGGGCAgagttgccagattgttttggccacaTTATCGTACTACACCGGTTGAAATTactgtacttctggtaaaattatcatacatatgtaattattccaaatattatgcaaaactgccactttccaaatacagcagaatttatgttatatatatatatatatatatatatatatatatatatatatatatatatatatatatatatatatatatatatatatatatatatatatatatatatatagaaagagagagagagagagagagagagagagagagagagagagagagagagagagagagagagagagagagagagagagagagagagagagagagagagagagagagagagagagagagagagagagagagagagagagagagagagagagagagagagagagagagacagactccGCCagtaatttctttattattactcgTTCACAGACGGCAAGTTctgtgactccctccctctccctctccctcgcccacACAAGATGTCGgtgcagatagaaaaaaaaaaaagcgctatGAGTGTTTTGCCCTCACGCGCGgctggaaaagagagggagtgcTGAGGAAAACTGGCCTGACTTGCGGTAAAGTAGATGTGTATTATTACACatctacatcacacacacacacacacacacacacacacacacacacactgcataagcatatgtacaacgaaagacaaggcaacacacacacacacacacacacacacacacacacacacacacacacacacactgcataagcatatgtacaacgaaagacaaggcaacacacacacacacacacacacacacacacacacacacacacacacacacacactgcataagcatatgtacaacgaaagacaaggcaacacacacacacacactgcataagcatctttacaacgaaagacaaggcaacacacacacacacacacacacacacacagcataagcatatgtacaacgaaagacaaggcaacacacacacacacacacacacacacacacagcataagcatatgtacaacgaaagacaaggcaacacacacacacacacagacacacacacacacacacacacacacacacacacacacacacactgcataagcatctttacaacgaaagacaagacaacacacacacacacacacacacacacacacacacacacacacccacacactgcataagcatctgtacaacataagacaaggcaacacacacactacatcaccatctgtacaacgaaaaataaggcaacacacacacacacacacacacacacacacacacacacacacacacacacacaccttgaaataccttgaaaaaaacactgaatatttactgggagggatTGGAAGGGAGTTACGGAAGGTACTACTCTGATAACGTCACGGTCCGGGGGGGCccttgtgacgtcacggggggggttgatgacgtcacagagaacgttatttacgtacgtacgtatttcattttgaaaatgacccctctaaaaaacgcagctagacaggaatgctttataaatttaGATTTGCCACATTTATTAACTAATGCCACAAATaccaacacatttcaaaacgcagtagtattaaagatatttaaaaagaagtatctggaaactgttggaattttcaccccatttaaaatcgttcaaatgtccacccattctggcttaaacataacggaaaacactttaaaaaatctgaactattttctaaaaccatttaaagtgagctacaagcacaaataaaaaaaaattaccgaaaaaaattcaatattattggaagttgaacacgaataaaaacaagtgtacggtgcacgcatttcactgagcgggacggcaacacacttaaaaaaacatcaactattttttaaaagcaataagaacctagtacaggctaaaataaaaaatttagttttgggaccgtaaaaatatacgccgaaaacggccctcttatttacacaaaaacaacgccaaaatcacctCTTTTCAtgcaacacacgcgctcaaataacttaaaaaacaacgaaatatttttacaaaccataaaatcttagctacaagccgaaataaaatacttaagaaataagaaaaataatactggAACCGGGGGTCcggggagccttatccaagatggcggtgggggccagtggaggggatgaccaacccttctcactcatttaaaccctcgccaaacttaaactaagtaatggcaggtatatctaacgagcggatattaaagctaggtcatgtggctccgctttgcgacagtattggtttaaaacactcacagataagataaataatggctgataaatagagatgacccagattgtttacattttcattaagttaaattttacggtttttagcaacgagacgaggctgacacagggatatattgtgctggaggttaggtgagatgcgttaaaatgagttaaaaccgtggattgttcagttattcattaaaaagttacgttaagttacctaaatttattctaacacttcctgaccttaccttccctgtggtggtgatggtggtggtgcctccttgtcactatggctggctgtctagcaccttctcacagccaaacttttctttattttgcttgttttcacccactgctgccttcgggtgtccactgctagagcccacgccttcctcattaccaactaaagaaggtttaactcatgggtaagccttggcagccactgtgtaggcgtggttacacacacaaaaaaaaaaaatattctgtcaggctgggagttcaAACATACGCGTACTAACAACACCCATAGAGGCGACACACTGACTGTTTAAAGTGTCAGGCAGCAGCAACTTTTCACTCTTTCCAACGAGccgccatttatttatttattttatatatatatatatatatatatatatatatatatatatatatatatatatatatatatatatatatatatatatatatatatatatatatatatatatatatatatatatatatatatatatatatatatatatatatatatatatatatttgttcatCCGTTATCTATTTaggcacttatttatttacttgtttgcttTCAAAACTCACAATTACATTTGCGttaataacctgattactgatccaTTCTTATTACAGTAATCTAAACACTAAttcttcttaatttattttattaagcCTAAATCCatcatatactcgtatgttaTCATCTAACCTAAATGCCTCaaaatttattattcatttactatCAGAAGGAATTTTTATTCTCTATATTTTATACTTTCAAATTTCAAAGTTTACTGTTGCCAACTCTTGTATCTAGAAACTTCATGAGGCCATTACACCATGTTCTATGAATCTGCTGCCTCGAATCCTTGGAGGGGAAGTGGGTGCACACCTCACtacctgtccacctccctagagttaaccaatatcttcactccttcatctcctattctgtccaccttctcAATGCAAAagtcaaccagtatattaattctttcaccactattctgtccaatTCCCCAAtacaagagtcaaccagtatattcactctttcaccattattctgtccacctccccaatgcaagagtcaaccagtatattcactctttcaccaatattctgtccacctccgcaatgcaagagtcaaccagtatattcactctttcaccactattctgtccacctccccaatgtaagagtcaaccagtatattcactctttcaccatctattccatccacctccctaatcactgtctatctgcctgtggTACATAAGCATGTACAAAGGAATATTTCTAAGATAAGTGTGTAAtaggctaacctaacacacacaacaattggTTCTACTTCAAATTAATTTACTGTCTAACAATGTGTCTGTGATATATATGCACTGCTAAGAGCTTGTATATAGactatgctaacctaacctaacacacatacaataaaataaacaaatgtcatatgatacattttttatttacagataaagtatatttacaacactacacaatgaaaaacatgaatacGATGGCTCAATCTATATATACATGGACTCTTGCAACCAAAACATCATGATATTTCCTGCACAAATGACGGTgcaggaaacaaatgaaaagagtAATGCAtgacatgataat
Above is a window of Scylla paramamosain isolate STU-SP2022 chromosome 46, ASM3559412v1, whole genome shotgun sequence DNA encoding:
- the LOC135094719 gene encoding replication protein A 14 kDa subunit-like, with translation MVSNASEPSMRVNGALLPMYTGQKVVLVGTVAQVDPSGSSLMVKASDGKMVMVTLPNPLQDNLEGVIEVHGVGQGQKVMCQSYITFPQMQADKFDAALYDEALKLIQSVRDNPWKPDM